AAGATGCCACTAAAGCGAAACTTCATCTTTCGTCCACCGAAAATACGTGCGCCGCAACGGCTTGCACAGAAGCTACACTGGTGGCTGCGGTAAAAGCGAAGTACCTCGCTTCTCGTCGCGtatcaatggaggcgaaacgcaaacgacGTCAGTGTGCTCTTGCGATATGTtggtacacgttaaagatcccctggtggccaTTATTGTTGCGAGGCCCTGCACTGCGGTCCCTCTGCTTTTTTCGCCCTCTCATTCCCTCCTTCTTTCTGACCTACCAAAATATAGCTCTTTTTTTCGACTTAGCACTGGTTCCTTGAAAGATTGGGAAGGAAATTCAAACTAAACAGAGTTTTTATGAACGCCATCAATTCAAATCCGATTCTAATATATTTGAGAGTTCGGACGGAGATTGTTCTAAGTTATCAAGCGTATTTGTTTAAATTTTCACTGTTTCAAATTGCTCTAGCTTTTAAAAAAATCTTAGCTCTCGCTCGTTGCATTATCCTACGAGCGGTCAACTGCTGGGCCGTGGCTGTGTAGTGATTATGAGTTTTCAAAAAAGTAAAACTTTAAATGAGCCAACCGCAAAAGCTCTAAAGATGTCATTCACAGTACGGAAGGCGTTTCTCCCCGCTCCACGCGCCGCAATCCACTCGTGCGCATCCGCACAAAGTGTTTTGAAAAGGCTTTTTTACTAAAATACGCACATAAGATAAAGCCGAGAAACGAGAACTAGGCCGTGTCGAAAACAAGGTAGTCACGTGAAGCCTTCTATTGTGGCAAAGAAGATCTTTCATCGAGATTCCTGGTAAtgcatatttctttaattcatttgacttttccaatttttatcttgattcagtcttttTACGCCTATTTTTTCCCGCGCagatacctcattgggattatctactaaatcttggccaatcccccggcgtgggtatgtgtcatgcgtactaaggagaagaagaagagaggaagaagaatATCAGCCATTTGTTCCCAACGAGCCTGACGCTAGAAACCTCCAGCCGCTTTGCCAGACGTCTTCTTCTCAAGACGGTCAGCTCAAGGCATGGACATCGTAATACCCTCACGCCTGCTCTCGAAGGACCTAATAACCAGCGAGTCCTTTGACTGTAACGAGGCCTTTGGACACGGCATCTTCCAGAGGCGACTGCTAATCTTCGGCTCTCTTGCTCTTTTTTTGATGAACATCCACGGTTTCGCCATCCCGCTGATTTCGAGGGACGTGGAATACTGGTGCAAGCAGCCGCCTGCATCGAACGTCTCGGAAGTCGCGTGGCGGAACTTGGCAGTCTTTGTGGGCGCCGACAGGACCGTGAGCCGATGCCAGCTCTACAAGCATCCGGAAGATCCAAACAACACGGAGACGATCCGCTGCCAGGAGTGGGTATACGATGACCCGCCAGCCAGGACAACCATCGTGAGTGAGTGGAACCTTGTCTGCCAAAGACGGTTTCTAATCGCGGCAATCACTGCTGTCCACAACGCCGGTGCTGTCTTCTTCGCGGTTCCCGCTGGCTGCATCGCGGACAGAATAGGCCGCATGCCCGTTCTCCTGGCGGGCGTCGCGTTGCTCATCGTGTCCTCAGTGGCTGGCTGCGTGTCCAGAAGCTACGTGATGCACACCACCTTGAAGTTCTTCACCTCGGGCAGCGTCGGTGTGGTGGCGTACCTGACAATCGTCAGCCTCTTCGAGGTCACCACCCACGACAACCGGCCATTGCACGTTGTTCTCTGCGGCATGTACGGCGTGATTGCGTCTGACCTTTGGTTCGTAAGTTTTGTACCTGTCAGGCTGAGTTGGATGCTGAAGCAGGCAATATTTCTTCTGCCGACTTTGCTCTCGCTGCCGTTCTTCTGCATCGTGCAAGAGTCGCCACGCTGGCTGGTTTCGAAGGGGCGACTTGAGTCAGCGGAGGCCGTTATGATGGCTGCTGCAGAAGAAAACCAATTTTTGTACGCGCATACAGCCTCCATGGTCCACAAGCTAAAGAAGGACATCGATGTCAACGCTAAACGCCTGCCCGCCATAAATGTGGAGTTGCTCGACGGTTGCTCCATTCAACGACGCACGTTCATAATGTGCGTCTCCTATTTTTCCTTCATGTTCACTCAGTTCATCACTTTATATACGTCGAAGCCACAGAAAGATGCTTGGATTAAGCCTGTTTCGTTCACCGTGAACTTATTTTCCTGCTTACTCATGTACCTGCTGGTCACCAGGATAACAATGCTGAGTCTCATGACCTCGTGGTTTGGAACACTCGGGATTGTACAATGCCTGCTAGGCGTTGCCGTCGGAGCGAAATTTACAATCTGGAGTGTGGTATTGATATTGTTGTCCAAGGCCATATTCATTTCGGGCATTGTCCTATGCTCTGCCTACGTCCTCGAACTCTCACCAACGGCGGTTCGCGCAACTGTGGCCTGCTGGAGCTACGCGTGCAGTCGCCTAGGCGCTGTAGCCGCTTCCATAGCCTTCGTACTGCAGGGAGCAGGTCGTCTCGACTTGGCGTACGCCATTGCCGCATTTTGCCTTTTCACTTCGATGATCGCCCAGCGGCGCCTGCCAATGGCTACCACTGTGGAGTGCGCTAAGAAGGAGGTAAAGCGGGTGTCCGCCATTAAGCAGCGCAGCATGGAGTACATGAAGAATAGTTTGGATTCTCGTGTTCAAGATACAAGCAGAAGCAAGGCCAGCTCCGATATGAGTAGATCGTCGGCGACATCTCGTGGCCACCTCCAGGTCGAAGACTAAAACGGAGCATGTGTGTTTGAGAAACAAAAACTGGCACCTACCCCCTGTCATTGGCaggtgttctctctctctctctccatatatatatatatatatatatatatatatatatatatatatatatatatatatatatatatatatatatatatatatatatatgcacacctTAGTCCGTGTACTCACCACATAGTTCGTCCGTACCCCACCTCTATTCTGCTGTTTGAAAGAGGGCGAGGCATCTCGTATTCTGTTAGCCCAgttgtgtgtttgcgtgtgtgacTTCCATAGAGCAAGACGTTCCCAAAATTACATTGCTTTTTTTAAATGTTGTGGTACATCTTTTCatctattcattttttttttcacagcttgaGGTAAATACCGCTCCCTCTTGCAGTAAGGTGACTTGAATGCACTGCCTTTTCTAGATGCACAACATGAAGATCAAATCTTTTCCCGCTGAAACTGCAGCTGAAACTGCAGCACTGCGTTTAATACAGAAGAATGTAGGACGTCGGTGTATTTTTTTTACCGAACATTTGGCTGAAAACTTACCTGATTGGCGGTTAACGCAGCTATTACGAGCTTTACACTCATTCGCGGGGTTAAAAATTATAAACCAGCCGGCTGCGATCTTGTAGCTTTATGCCCATATTCACTTCGACGTACAGGTTTTGCCAAAAGTGACCAAGCTGGAtcgtttgcttctcattcgaatagtagagcccttacggcgtccttaaagataaaaaaaaggaaatctcGGAAGGTGatgacaagggttctccttaccatacagagatttagagcttgagtgCTGGTATAATAGtttcaatatacgactgagaagcaaaccatctAGCCTGGTTACATTTGGCGAAGACTGTACGTCTTCGCGTGTGGCGACAATATATCTGCATGTCAACAGGTTGCCTTCTTGCTAGCCATTTCACGTCACTTCGCGTCCTCTTTCTTTCAGTCTCTGCCGGTCCTTCAATAGTCCCTTTCTTGCTCTCTTTCGATCGTTTTCCTCGTAGTTTATTTGCCttctttttgtctctctctctctctctctctctctctctctctctctctctctctctctctcgctctctctctctctctctctatatatatatatatatatatatatatatatatatatatatatatatatatatatatatatatatatatatatatatatatatatatatatatatatatatatataccaaaagtgatttctggcagctgatttggtcaacataatataaaatcaccaaaaattgaagaaacataacaggatttaattcacgacgtttcggctggaggaccagcctttttcgagcccactcgaaaaaggctggtcctccagccgaaacgtcgtgaatatatatatatatatatatatatattagcagacaagttaaatgaaatgaggggcccgtttgacatatttatgaagggagctaacagtcaccgaaaccaaggtgcatgggggaaagttaatttttttttatgtgttatgcttatcagtgggataataatacttagattaataaatagcttaaagaaaattacttataaagcagcagaaaaaacaaccatgccgccggtgggatccgaacccacgacctccgaatatcgcgtccggtgctcttaccaactgagctacggcgacggctgtccaatctgctgctctcgtgggtatttaagtttactgggtgtaagcgagccttgagagtgttcaccagcgccaccctcgaccatagcggcggacgtagcacgtcctgtaataccgcgagcgtgacgtagaacgtcatctaacggcgagggcggaaactgtgcgagagccctcttatgctacctatggcctcaacactgccagaaccgagaccctcgttaagctattagcagacaagttaaatgaaatgaggggcccgtttgacatatttatgaagggagctaacagtcaccgaaaccaaggtgcatgggggaacgttaattttttttctttttttatgtgttatgcttataaaaaaaagaaaaaatctaagtattattatcccactgataagcataacacataaaaaaaagaaaaaaaattaacgttcccccatgcaccttggtttcggtgactgttagctcccttcataaatatgtcaaacgggcccctcatttcatttaacttgtctgctaatagcttaacgagggtctcggttctggcagtgttgaggccataggtagcataagagggctctcgcacagtttccgccctcgccgttagatgacgttctacgtcacgctcgcggtattacaggacgtgctacgtccgccgctatggtcgagggtggcgctggtgaacactctcaaggctcgcttacacccagtaaacttaaatacccacgagagcagcagattggacagccgtcgccgtagctcagttggtaagagcaccggacgcgatattcggaggtcgtgggttcggatcccaccggcggcatggttgttttttctgctgctttataagtaattttctttaagctatttattaatctaagtattattatcccactgataagcataacacataaaaaaaagaaaaaaaattaacgttcccccatgcaccttggtttcggtgactgttagctcccttcataaatatgtcaaacgggcccctcatttcatttaacttgtctgctaatagcttaacgagggtctcggttctggcagtgttgaggccataggtagcataagagggctctcgcacagtttccgccctcgccgttagatgacgttctacgtcacgctcgcggtattacaggacgtgctacgtccgccgctatggtcgagggtggcgctggtgaacactctcaaggctcgcttacacccactaaacttaaatacccacgagagcagcagattggacagccgtcgccgtagctcagttggtaagagcaccggacgcgatattcggaggtcgtgggttcggatcccaccggtggcatggttgttttttctgctgctttataagtaattttctttaagctatttattaatctaagtaatattatcccactgataagcataacacatgaaaaaaagaaaaaaaattaacgttcccccatgctccttggtttcggtgactgttagctcccttcataaatatgtcaaacgggcccctcatttcatttaacttgtctgctaatagcttaacgagggtctcggttctggcagtgttgaggccataggtagcataagagggctctcgcacagtttccgccctcgccgttagatgacgttctacgtcacgctcgcggtattacaggacgtgctacgtccgccgctatggtcgaaggtggcgctggtgaacactctcaaggctcgcttacatccagtaaacttaaatacccacgagagcagcagattggacagccgtcgccgtagctcagttggtaaaagcaccggacgcgatattcggaggtcgtgggttcggatcccaccggcggcatggttgttttttctgctgctttataagtaattttctttaagctatttattaatctaagtattattatcccactgataagcataacacataaaaaaagaaaaaaaattaacgttcccccatgcaccttggtttcggtgactgttagctcccttcatatatatatatatatatatatatatatatatatatatatatatatatatatatatatatattcatgtcACAGGCATGATTTTTCAAAAATTTATCCGTTCATTAAAATAAAAACCCGCCTATTCTGCGCATTCACACTCAGGTACAATATCATGGCAAAAATACTGATTTAAGTCATTTAAGTTACGAATCATTGAAACGTCATGCCTAACTGAACACAAACGTTTCCGTGGTTACTTATCAATAATTTGATTATTCATGTATATTCTGCTCCACAAAAAGTTTTTTGTTGAAGGCGACGGATATCACTGTGCATCAGGGCATATTTCGTTTGTCCTTTTATTTGCACTACTTTTGATTTTCATGCCGCTTGCATGATTTTTCGAAAATTTATCCGTTCATTAGAATAAAAACCCGCCTATTTTGCGCATTCACACTCAGGTACAATATCATGGCTACATGAAAAATACTGATTTAAGTCATTTTAGCAGCAAACAAGCGGCACTAACTTACAAAGCTGTGAACGAGGGTCATACATTTATTACTTTTTAACTGTCCATACTAAAGCCattggctaatggaacttaataCTAATAAGTGCAAAATTATGCGAATATCAAGAAGTTCCAACTCTCCGCCTGTGTACTACCTAAATAACGTTGCC
The Amblyomma americanum isolate KBUSLIRL-KWMA chromosome 3, ASM5285725v1, whole genome shotgun sequence genome window above contains:
- the LOC144124270 gene encoding solute carrier family 22 member 7-like, which produces MDIVIPSRLLSKDLITSESFDCNEAFGHGIFQRRLLIFGSLALFLMNIHGFAIPLISRDVEYWCKQPPASNVSEVAWRNLAVFVGADRTVSRCQLYKHPEDPNNTETIRCQEWVYDDPPARTTIVSEWNLVCQRRFLIAAITAVHNAGAVFFAVPAGCIADRIGRMPVLLAGVALLIVSSVAGCVSRSYVMHTTLKFFTSGSVGVVAYLTIVSLFEVTTHDNRPLHVVLCGMYGVIASDLWFVSFVPVRLSWMLKQAIFLLPTLLSLPFFCIVQESPRWLVSKGRLESAEAVMMAAAEENQFLYAHTASMVHKLKKDIDVNAKRLPAINVELLDGCSIQRRTFIMCVSYFSFMFTQFITLYTSKPQKDAWIKPVSFTVNLFSCLLMYLLVTRITMLSLMTSWFGTLGIVQCLLGVAVGAKFTIWSVVLILLSKAIFISGIVLCSAYVLELSPTAVRATVACWSYACSRLGAVAASIAFVLQGAGRLDLAYAIAAFCLFTSMIAQRRLPMATTVECAKKEVKRVSAIKQRSMEYMKNSLDSRVQDTSRSKASSDMSRSSATSRGHLQVED